One Gimesia aquarii DNA segment encodes these proteins:
- a CDS encoding dipeptidase, with protein sequence MVEQVRSYLEQHQDRFVKELTEFLKIPSVSADSTLNSETRRGAEFVLKQLEDAGIESQIIETAGHPIVYGAWKKAEGKPTVLVYGHYDVQPPDPLDQWITPPFEPDIRDGHIYARGATDDKGQMYTHIKSVEAWMKTHGELPVNVIFVIEGEEEVGSDNLDRFLEENKDLVASDIAVISDTSQYAPGIPAITYGLRGILACEVIVQGPSQDLHSGVFGGAVMNPGNGLAKMIAALHDDEGRVRIPGFYDGVIELQPEERAQFAALPFDEAKFMSDLGVNAVSGEADFSTLERRWARPTCDVNGMISGYTGEGPKTIVPAESRVKISCRLVPGQDPVALTKALEQYLRAQLPTGLTMEFVDFHGCNALVFDFNSPYMSAAKTAIEQSFGAAPVMIREGGSIPVVETFQTVVGVETLLLGWGQNTDNLHSPNERFALEAFRQGTLASALLWHELAGVTV encoded by the coding sequence ATGGTTGAGCAAGTTCGCAGTTATTTAGAACAACATCAGGATCGTTTTGTGAAGGAACTCACAGAATTTTTAAAAATCCCCAGCGTGAGTGCCGATTCGACTCTCAATTCCGAAACGAGGCGCGGTGCCGAGTTTGTGTTGAAGCAGCTCGAGGACGCGGGCATCGAAAGCCAAATCATCGAAACCGCCGGGCACCCGATTGTGTACGGTGCCTGGAAAAAAGCCGAAGGTAAGCCGACCGTTCTGGTTTACGGGCATTACGATGTGCAGCCACCCGATCCATTGGATCAATGGATTACGCCCCCTTTTGAACCCGACATTCGCGACGGTCACATTTACGCCCGCGGTGCCACGGACGATAAAGGGCAGATGTATACACACATTAAATCGGTCGAAGCGTGGATGAAAACCCATGGCGAACTGCCAGTGAATGTCATCTTTGTCATTGAAGGCGAAGAAGAAGTGGGCAGCGACAATCTGGATCGCTTTCTGGAAGAGAACAAAGATCTGGTCGCCAGTGACATCGCCGTGATCAGTGATACGAGCCAGTACGCACCGGGCATACCCGCGATTACGTATGGCTTGCGTGGCATTCTGGCTTGCGAAGTGATTGTGCAGGGTCCAAGTCAGGACTTGCATAGCGGCGTGTTTGGTGGAGCGGTGATGAACCCCGGAAACGGCTTAGCTAAAATGATCGCCGCCCTGCATGATGACGAGGGGCGAGTACGGATTCCCGGCTTTTATGACGGCGTGATCGAATTACAGCCGGAGGAACGTGCGCAGTTTGCTGCTCTACCCTTTGATGAAGCAAAATTCATGAGCGACCTCGGTGTGAACGCCGTCAGCGGAGAAGCAGATTTTTCCACGTTAGAACGTCGCTGGGCTCGGCCAACCTGTGATGTGAACGGCATGATCTCTGGTTACACGGGAGAAGGCCCAAAAACCATAGTGCCAGCGGAATCACGGGTCAAAATCAGTTGCCGTCTGGTTCCCGGTCAGGATCCGGTGGCACTTACCAAAGCGCTGGAGCAATACTTGCGAGCACAGTTGCCGACCGGCTTGACGATGGAGTTTGTTGATTTCCACGGATGTAACGCACTGGTTTTCGACTTCAACAGCCCGTACATGAGCGCCGCCAAAACGGCGATTGAGCAATCGTTCGGCGCGGCTCCTGTTATGATCCGCGAAGGGGGTTCGATTCCCGTTGTCGAAACATTTCAGACGGTCGTCGGCGTGGAAACCCTGTTACTCGGCTGGGGACAGAACACGGACAACCTGCATAGCCCAAACGAACGCTTTGCCCTCGAAGCCTTTCGCCAGGGAACGTTAGCCAGTGCCCTGCTCTGGCATGAACTGGCGGGCGTAACTGTTTGA
- a CDS encoding IS110 family transposase, with translation MQQHNTIFVGIDIAKFKFDVAFSHLSKGTTYNYTPEETKKFIQILRDIQPQLICLEATGGLERKLVACLHKHQFAVAVVNPRQIRDFARAKNQLAKTDQIDARTIMQFAQLMQPRITPALTQAQQKMREFSSRRQQVSKMIIQETNRLASTADRDVSKLIQQSIRAYKKQIKVIEKKLKQLIAADKQAQERANILQSVPGVGGITAALLIAELPELGSLNRKQIARLVGVAPTNRDRGIMRGKRTIGGGRVGIRNGLYMPTVVAQKHNPKICAFYKRLVESGKPKMVALVAAMRKLLTILNVMIREGRKWDEKIIKA, from the coding sequence ATGCAACAGCATAACACAATTTTCGTCGGAATCGATATTGCGAAATTTAAATTCGATGTCGCTTTCTCACATCTTTCCAAAGGAACTACCTATAATTATACACCAGAGGAGACCAAAAAGTTCATTCAGATACTTCGAGATATTCAGCCGCAACTGATCTGCCTCGAAGCAACAGGAGGACTGGAACGAAAACTCGTTGCCTGCTTACACAAGCATCAGTTCGCCGTGGCAGTCGTGAACCCCAGACAAATCCGGGACTTTGCCCGGGCCAAAAATCAACTTGCCAAAACTGATCAAATTGATGCCCGAACCATCATGCAGTTTGCACAACTGATGCAACCCCGCATTACTCCAGCTTTAACACAAGCTCAGCAGAAAATGCGTGAATTCAGTTCCCGCAGACAGCAGGTCAGTAAAATGATCATCCAGGAAACAAACCGTCTGGCATCCACTGCGGACAGAGACGTAAGTAAGCTGATTCAGCAGTCGATTCGTGCCTATAAAAAGCAGATCAAAGTCATCGAGAAGAAACTAAAGCAACTGATCGCCGCTGATAAGCAGGCTCAGGAACGCGCCAACATCCTTCAATCGGTTCCAGGTGTAGGAGGGATTACGGCGGCCTTACTGATTGCAGAGTTGCCAGAACTAGGGAGTCTGAATCGAAAACAGATCGCACGGTTAGTAGGAGTTGCGCCAACCAATCGGGATCGCGGAATCATGAGAGGGAAACGAACGATCGGTGGAGGACGGGTCGGTATCCGTAATGGATTGTATATGCCTACCGTTGTCGCTCAAAAACATAACCCCAAAATCTGTGCGTTCTACAAACGGCTCGTCGAAAGTGGGAAGCCCAAAATGGTCGCACTCGTGGCGGCTATGCGGAAACTGCTCACCATTCTCAATGTCATGATCAGAGAAGGGAGAAAATGGGATGAAAAAATAATTAAAGCTTGA
- a CDS encoding MerC family mercury resistance protein, with the protein MFHFIRSLSNLSGLILAVGCIIHCMMMPLLLASLPAWGLTWLVSPRLHQILALLGIGIGLWALLPSWRVHGRSTVILLAGSGLMIMNYAAFFGTECCQIHPNNQETNQLPECCQDSCCSTSVSEKYKNEEVVAITEKADVLVALLTFLNWLSSHPTAIGATLLAWAHCLNGLCGRACCQKESAS; encoded by the coding sequence GTGTTTCATTTCATTCGCTCGCTATCTAATCTATCCGGGCTGATTCTTGCTGTCGGATGTATTATTCATTGCATGATGATGCCACTTTTACTGGCAAGCCTGCCAGCCTGGGGATTGACCTGGCTAGTTAGTCCACGTCTGCATCAAATTCTTGCGTTGCTTGGTATTGGGATTGGACTATGGGCACTACTACCAAGCTGGAGGGTTCATGGTCGCAGCACAGTGATCTTATTAGCAGGAAGCGGATTGATGATCATGAACTACGCTGCTTTTTTTGGAACGGAATGCTGTCAGATTCATCCAAACAATCAGGAAACAAATCAATTGCCTGAATGCTGTCAAGATTCCTGCTGTAGCACTTCTGTTTCTGAAAAGTATAAAAACGAAGAAGTTGTTGCCATTACGGAAAAGGCCGACGTCCTCGTAGCATTACTGACATTCTTAAATTGGTTATCGAGTCACCCTACTGCAATCGGTGCGACTCTCCTGGCATGGGCACATTGTTTAAATGGATTATGTGGTCGTGCGTGCTGTCAAAAAGAATCGGCATCATAA
- a CDS encoding DUF1559 domain-containing protein yields MQTNRPETKTGCRGLTVVELLVAITIMSILIALLLPAMQQAREAARRASCANHLKQLGLGMHLYSKSHGCFPPGYTAELSQDQYAKSWAWGAFLLPYLEKRPLYDTINLEKQSLTESVVDPNMIRFYQTELSIFLCPSDSGSSLSHSYRQLLVPQYLTQTKPEPENDLNNHASSELMWVYLTPSVSRGFSGISVIAHARPPIPFPVPKPKPKPKPFPFPFPDSDPDPTDDTEPEPTPDPPPVTTMPTKIGKSNYVGSLGSIWKPKQSDWSDEDFKGNGVLGRNTRVSWHHITDGTSNTFVLGERSWKNYAAVWPGVNSVNDCGFIDNQMVLGTAFYPLNQRSVSVNIDCDGTGSANFSSHHPGGANFLFADGSVHFLSDKIDFRNSDSSHQSGLFQRLAHRSDGEITGEF; encoded by the coding sequence ATGCAGACAAATCGACCTGAAACAAAAACAGGCTGTCGTGGATTAACCGTAGTCGAATTGCTTGTTGCCATAACCATCATGTCAATCTTAATTGCATTGCTATTACCGGCTATGCAACAGGCGAGAGAAGCTGCGCGTAGGGCAAGTTGTGCGAACCATTTGAAGCAGCTGGGTCTGGGCATGCATTTGTATTCGAAATCTCACGGGTGTTTTCCACCTGGATACACAGCAGAGTTAAGTCAGGATCAATATGCCAAAAGCTGGGCCTGGGGTGCGTTCCTGTTACCTTATCTGGAAAAACGGCCTCTTTACGACACTATCAATCTTGAGAAGCAATCCCTGACTGAGTCGGTTGTAGACCCAAATATGATACGCTTCTACCAGACGGAGTTATCGATTTTCTTGTGTCCCTCCGATTCCGGTTCTTCTCTTTCTCATTCCTATCGGCAATTGTTGGTTCCGCAATATCTCACGCAGACAAAACCAGAACCAGAGAACGACTTAAACAATCATGCTTCTTCTGAATTAATGTGGGTATATCTTACTCCTTCTGTATCCCGTGGTTTCTCAGGGATTTCTGTAATCGCTCATGCCCGTCCCCCCATTCCTTTCCCTGTACCAAAACCAAAGCCTAAACCAAAACCATTCCCTTTTCCTTTTCCTGACTCTGATCCTGATCCTACAGATGATACCGAACCAGAACCGACTCCAGATCCTCCCCCTGTGACGACGATGCCGACCAAAATTGGTAAATCAAATTACGTCGGTTCGCTGGGTAGTATCTGGAAACCAAAGCAAAGTGATTGGTCTGACGAAGACTTTAAAGGAAACGGTGTGTTAGGACGTAACACACGAGTTTCCTGGCATCATATCACCGATGGAACCAGTAATACGTTTGTTCTAGGTGAGCGAAGCTGGAAAAATTATGCTGCTGTCTGGCCAGGAGTCAACTCGGTCAATGATTGTGGCTTTATTGATAATCAGATGGTGTTAGGCACGGCATTTTATCCCCTCAATCAACGAAGCGTGTCGGTCAATATTGACTGTGATGGAACGGGATCTGCCAATTTCAGCAGCCATCATCCGGGGGGAGCAAATTTTCTGTTCGCTGACGGCTCGGTTCATTTCCTGTCTGACAAAATAGATTTTCGAAACTCAGATTCTTCTCACCAGTCAGGGCTGTTTCAACGGCTGGCCCACCGTAGTGACGGAGAAATTACTGGTGAATTCTAA
- a CDS encoding permease: MLEYILWGFALRFVQCLFEASPFILAGLFIAAIFQRFFGSAETRKLFGEGTRSSLVRAWGIGMLLPVCSLGVIPVARQLKRSGLAGGTIIAFAMAAPLFNPLSLLYGLTLSEPVTILAFALFSLLIVTAVGTIWDRLFPEKTALPADDQAIPYGIKRMISVGVSAVKEASGASLIYIIIGLAGVALLGVVLPQSSLQRSVNYDNPYAPLLMTGVAIPVYATPMLAMSQLGSMFQHANSVGAAFILLVLGAGVNLGLVVWIIRNYNWKKTIVWFSLLLLIIIGLAYGVEKPLFPTHIEPSDHTHAFDIYCQPFSSGTTDFYITAKQKLGHVVDPYEIYSAGILGCLILAGFALRFFDRHSRIESWLMKTEPVRTGKYDVVIPGPVLGLLILVGLIIASGVGCFSYYPAPDVVFEEMGIAKTEALSGALSGNKSHSKYWIENYDDWTRKLEVGVYLRKWNLSEYHHWKALLLREKLELLEHEVEDEEQDEVRRLVSEIHHTHRRMADAYLRDLN, from the coding sequence ATGTTAGAATATATTCTCTGGGGATTCGCACTTCGGTTTGTGCAATGTTTATTTGAAGCATCGCCCTTTATACTCGCCGGCCTGTTTATTGCAGCAATCTTTCAGCGTTTTTTTGGTTCAGCAGAGACCAGAAAGCTGTTTGGTGAAGGAACCAGATCGTCCCTGGTTCGAGCATGGGGCATTGGAATGCTGCTCCCGGTCTGCTCGCTGGGTGTCATTCCCGTTGCCCGACAGTTAAAAAGATCAGGACTGGCAGGGGGCACCATCATTGCTTTTGCAATGGCCGCTCCTCTGTTTAACCCGCTCTCGTTACTTTACGGTCTGACTCTCTCTGAACCGGTAACGATTCTGGCCTTTGCACTGTTCTCGCTGTTGATCGTTACTGCCGTGGGGACTATTTGGGACAGGCTCTTTCCCGAAAAAACTGCATTACCCGCCGATGACCAGGCGATTCCCTACGGAATTAAGCGTATGATCTCAGTTGGGGTCAGCGCTGTCAAAGAGGCGTCGGGGGCCAGCTTGATTTATATTATAATCGGACTGGCAGGTGTCGCATTATTAGGCGTGGTTTTACCACAAAGCAGTTTGCAGAGATCGGTCAATTATGACAACCCCTATGCCCCACTGCTGATGACCGGGGTTGCGATTCCCGTTTACGCCACTCCCATGCTGGCGATGTCTCAACTGGGGTCGATGTTTCAGCACGCCAACTCGGTCGGGGCTGCGTTCATTCTGCTGGTGCTCGGTGCCGGAGTGAACTTGGGACTGGTTGTCTGGATCATTCGAAATTATAACTGGAAAAAGACGATTGTCTGGTTTTCTCTCCTGTTACTGATCATCATCGGTCTGGCATATGGAGTGGAAAAACCTCTCTTTCCGACGCATATTGAGCCGTCGGACCACACGCATGCGTTCGATATCTATTGCCAGCCTTTTAGTTCGGGAACGACCGACTTTTATATCACCGCAAAACAGAAGTTGGGACATGTCGTCGACCCTTATGAAATTTATTCAGCGGGTATTCTTGGCTGCTTGATTCTAGCAGGCTTTGCCCTGAGATTCTTTGACAGACACTCACGTATCGAAAGCTGGCTGATGAAAACGGAACCTGTTCGTACTGGTAAATATGACGTTGTGATTCCTGGGCCGGTTCTGGGATTATTAATTCTCGTTGGTTTGATCATAGCCAGCGGTGTCGGCTGCTTTTCCTATTACCCGGCGCCGGATGTTGTCTTCGAAGAAATGGGGATTGCCAAAACAGAGGCCCTTTCCGGTGCTCTGTCTGGGAATAAATCACATTCGAAATACTGGATCGAAAACTATGATGACTGGACACGCAAGCTGGAGGTGGGCGTCTATTTAAGAAAATGGAATCTCAGTGAATACCACCACTGGAAAGCCCTCCTTCTTCGAGAAAAACTTGAACTACTTGAGCATGAGGTCGAGGACGAGGAACAGGACGAAGTACGGCGTTTAGTTTCTGAAATCCACCACACACATCGTCGGATGGCTGACGCATACCTGAGAGATTTAAACTGA
- a CDS encoding A24 family peptidase: MQNRPSFPMFKLLICSLSVLLIVFFLFLPTIEFFSDDSTLQSTASSNELEDQSLYDLILLYATSLFATVSFFALGAAVGSYLNVIVYRVPRKLPLTFSRSSCPACGSPIKLSDNIPLISWLRLKGRCRDCQAPINIRYPLVEFSVAAIFLILYFRELISGGANIPFREPNLYNGVLWILFYTKWDLVRLYLLHCFMLTSLLGWALINADGFRIPISSLLTCLCIVLIAILIWPDLIPLKSTLHSVHAPHRSDVLISLFFGTVSGALFAPVLVWIIRKTGLSDFTHLNSVNYSFILCGMIYGWQAMLTIFLMTFIFILLQQISTRHFEIHVLRAPGYAVFLSVFAFHYFWRSLAWF, from the coding sequence ATGCAGAACAGACCATCATTTCCGATGTTTAAGCTGTTAATATGTTCGTTATCTGTGTTATTGATCGTTTTTTTTCTGTTTCTTCCTACGATTGAATTTTTCTCTGACGACTCGACACTACAAAGCACGGCCTCGTCAAACGAGCTGGAAGATCAGTCCCTTTACGATCTGATTCTCTTGTATGCTACAAGCCTGTTTGCAACGGTTTCGTTTTTTGCGCTCGGTGCAGCGGTTGGCAGCTATCTGAATGTCATTGTTTATCGCGTACCCAGAAAGCTTCCTCTCACATTCAGTCGATCTTCATGTCCAGCATGTGGCTCACCCATAAAACTCTCTGACAATATTCCCCTCATAAGCTGGCTTCGTCTCAAGGGGCGGTGCCGTGACTGCCAGGCACCCATTAATATCCGATATCCATTGGTCGAGTTTTCTGTAGCGGCTATTTTTTTAATACTCTATTTTCGAGAACTCATTTCAGGTGGTGCGAATATTCCCTTTCGAGAGCCCAACCTTTACAACGGTGTGCTTTGGATTCTGTTTTATACGAAATGGGATCTGGTCCGGTTGTACCTCTTGCACTGTTTCATGCTGACTTCCCTATTGGGCTGGGCGTTAATTAATGCGGATGGCTTTCGCATCCCGATTTCTTCACTACTGACATGTTTATGCATCGTGTTGATCGCTATTCTGATCTGGCCGGACCTGATCCCCCTCAAATCGACTCTTCATTCTGTGCACGCTCCTCACCGTAGTGATGTGCTGATCTCATTATTCTTTGGCACGGTTTCCGGAGCGCTGTTTGCTCCTGTTCTCGTTTGGATCATCAGAAAAACCGGGTTGTCAGATTTTACACACTTAAACAGCGTAAATTATTCGTTCATTTTGTGTGGAATGATTTATGGCTGGCAGGCAATGCTTACGATTTTTCTCATGACTTTCATTTTCATTTTGCTGCAACAAATAAGCACGCGCCATTTTGAAATTCATGTCCTGCGTGCTCCCGGCTACGCTGTTTTTCTGTCCGTCTTTGCCTTCCACTATTTCTGGCGATCTCTCGCCTGGTTCTAA
- a CDS encoding DUF4269 domain-containing protein: MRLDFEQVIQKLSILARLREFDPQIIGTPPLGIELETSDIDIACSANDLARFKDVASIEFSTFNNFQCRNSNLQNQNSVVVQFQAYDWEIELFCQTIPTNQQWGVRHFNIEQRLLNLEPKLRSIVLQLKQQGLKTEPAFARALELPGDPYASILNLENMNDAELAHLITNRS; this comes from the coding sequence ATGCGTCTTGATTTTGAACAAGTGATCCAAAAGCTTTCAATACTGGCCAGACTCCGCGAATTCGATCCTCAAATTATTGGTACTCCACCACTCGGGATCGAACTTGAAACCAGCGACATAGACATTGCCTGCTCAGCCAATGATCTTGCGCGCTTCAAAGATGTAGCATCAATCGAATTCAGCACATTTAACAATTTTCAATGCCGCAATTCCAATTTGCAGAATCAAAACTCGGTCGTCGTTCAATTCCAGGCATATGATTGGGAGATTGAGCTGTTCTGCCAAACGATTCCCACAAATCAACAGTGGGGTGTTCGGCATTTCAACATCGAACAACGACTCCTCAATCTCGAACCAAAGTTAAGAAGCATCGTACTGCAACTCAAACAACAAGGGCTGAAAACCGAACCAGCATTTGCGCGTGCCCTTGAATTGCCGGGAGATCCTTATGCGTCGATTCTAAACCTTGAGAATATGAATGACGCCGAATTGGCACATCTGATTACCAACAGGTCGTAA
- a CDS encoding DUF1501 domain-containing protein: protein MLKILGSQKSQFCDRITRRNFLQIGGLALGGMSLPQLLQAESATPQKKQHKGIIMIFLPGGPPHQDMWDIKVDAPSEIRGEFNAIQTNVSGIEIGDQFPRMAQMADKFAFIRSMVGSDGRHDAFQCLSGQRFNNQPLGGWPCLGSVLSHKYGAVDPAVPAFLGLSPKMGHMPWSRAGEPGFLGLSHAPFRPNGEGMADMTLNGITLDRLDNRKQVLGSLDRFRSQVDASGMMKGLDSFTEQAFGILTSSKLADALDITKEDQKLRDRYGRGTAKKAADGGPKLLDDFLTARRLIEAGARCVTLAFSRWDWHGGNFKRGRQDMPMLDQGVTALIEDLENRGMLDDVTVVVWGEFGRTPKINPNAGRDHWPRVSTALLAGGGMKTGQVIGSTNRLGEYAEDRPVHFQEVFATLYHNLGINVETTTVTDLQGRPRYLVDNNAYKVMRELV from the coding sequence ATGCTGAAGATCTTGGGTTCTCAGAAAAGTCAATTTTGTGATCGGATCACTCGCAGAAATTTTCTGCAGATTGGTGGTCTTGCTTTAGGCGGAATGTCTCTTCCACAGTTGCTCCAGGCCGAATCAGCAACGCCGCAAAAGAAACAACACAAGGGGATCATTATGATCTTCTTGCCCGGTGGCCCTCCTCATCAGGATATGTGGGATATTAAAGTTGACGCGCCCAGTGAAATCCGTGGCGAATTCAACGCGATTCAAACCAACGTCTCCGGCATTGAAATTGGCGATCAATTTCCGCGCATGGCACAAATGGCCGACAAGTTTGCTTTCATTCGTTCTATGGTTGGTTCGGACGGACGGCACGATGCATTCCAGTGTCTCTCCGGCCAACGTTTCAATAACCAGCCACTCGGCGGTTGGCCTTGTTTGGGATCTGTACTTTCACATAAATATGGAGCCGTTGATCCTGCGGTACCTGCGTTCCTCGGGCTGTCTCCCAAAATGGGCCACATGCCCTGGTCACGTGCCGGCGAGCCCGGTTTTCTTGGCTTGTCACACGCGCCCTTCCGCCCCAACGGCGAAGGCATGGCAGACATGACGCTCAACGGCATTACCCTGGATCGTCTCGACAATCGGAAACAGGTGCTCGGTTCACTCGATCGTTTCCGCAGCCAGGTCGATGCTTCGGGAATGATGAAAGGTCTCGATTCATTTACAGAGCAGGCGTTCGGCATCTTAACCTCCAGTAAGTTGGCGGATGCATTAGACATCACAAAAGAAGATCAGAAACTCCGCGATCGCTATGGCAGAGGAACCGCGAAAAAAGCCGCCGACGGTGGACCGAAACTGCTTGATGATTTCTTGACCGCCCGTCGCTTGATCGAAGCGGGTGCCCGCTGCGTGACGCTTGCCTTCAGTCGCTGGGACTGGCATGGCGGCAACTTCAAACGCGGACGACAGGACATGCCAATGTTGGATCAGGGGGTCACCGCGTTGATCGAAGACCTTGAAAATCGAGGCATGCTCGACGATGTGACCGTTGTTGTCTGGGGTGAATTCGGACGGACTCCCAAGATCAATCCGAATGCAGGCCGCGATCATTGGCCGCGTGTCTCGACCGCGCTCCTGGCCGGTGGCGGCATGAAGACGGGGCAGGTCATCGGTTCGACCAACAGATTGGGCGAATACGCAGAAGACCGTCCGGTCCATTTCCAGGAAGTCTTTGCCACCCTGTATCACAATCTGGGAATCAACGTGGAAACGACCACCGTCACCGATCTGCAAGGACGGCCTCGTTATCTGGTTGACAATAATGCGTATAAGGTCATGCGTGAACTGGTTTAA
- the folK gene encoding 2-amino-4-hydroxy-6-hydroxymethyldihydropteridine diphosphokinase, translating into MPDCFIALGGNQGNVRETFAHALDRLNQHPEVSLIKTSQWIETAPVGNQTNDTFLNGAAHLKTTLSPEAMLAELQTVETEMGRTREVRWSARTLDLDLLLYDQVVLETAGLLIPHPAFWYRRFVLDPLTEIAPEVIHPIKKVTIKKLQQRLLKRPFVFSLAGLPAEETAAIIQELKRHYPQVAFCHWEASETTPQSMTPTLIAWFDTEKSDTSFESLPEIPRIDVSEYRNNTGQIIHILQSALDF; encoded by the coding sequence ATGCCTGACTGCTTTATCGCTTTGGGAGGAAATCAGGGAAACGTGCGGGAAACCTTTGCCCATGCGCTGGATCGACTCAACCAGCATCCTGAGGTCTCACTGATCAAGACCAGTCAATGGATTGAGACGGCACCTGTAGGCAATCAAACCAATGATACCTTTTTAAACGGGGCCGCACATCTGAAGACGACGCTTTCACCCGAAGCGATGCTGGCAGAATTACAGACCGTGGAAACAGAAATGGGCCGCACTCGGGAAGTCCGTTGGAGTGCGCGTACACTCGATCTGGATCTCCTCCTCTACGATCAAGTTGTTTTAGAAACCGCGGGCTTGCTGATTCCTCATCCCGCGTTCTGGTATCGCCGTTTTGTACTCGACCCACTTACAGAAATCGCTCCCGAAGTCATACACCCCATTAAAAAAGTGACGATCAAAAAACTACAACAACGTTTGCTGAAACGGCCCTTCGTGTTCTCACTGGCTGGCTTACCTGCTGAAGAAACTGCGGCCATCATTCAAGAATTAAAACGACATTATCCTCAAGTGGCTTTTTGTCATTGGGAAGCCTCAGAAACCACTCCCCAATCGATGACCCCCACTTTGATTGCCTGGTTCGACACTGAGAAGTCAGATACCAGCTTTGAATCGCTGCCTGAGATACCCCGCATCGACGTTTCCGAATATAGGAATAATACTGGACAAATTATACACATCTTACAATCTGCGCTGGATTTCTAA
- a CDS encoding Flp family type IVb pilin, whose translation MKFLKRFIREEDGPTSVEYAVMLAAILMACIAGIAAVGNQTNSMFENAKTELENHG comes from the coding sequence ATGAAATTTCTGAAACGTTTTATTCGTGAAGAAGATGGTCCGACCTCTGTAGAGTATGCTGTCATGTTGGCCGCGATATTGATGGCTTGTATCGCTGGAATCGCCGCTGTCGGAAATCAAACGAATTCCATGTTTGAAAATGCCAAGACAGAACTGGAAAATCACGGCTGA
- the infA gene encoding translation initiation factor IF-1 encodes MAKEEAIEVEGTVTEALANTQFRVELENGHQVLAHVAGKMRKHFIRIVPGDKVVVEVSPYDLNRGRIVYRER; translated from the coding sequence ATGGCCAAAGAAGAGGCCATTGAAGTCGAAGGTACAGTGACAGAAGCACTGGCAAATACTCAATTTCGAGTAGAACTGGAAAACGGTCACCAGGTTCTGGCTCACGTGGCAGGTAAGATGCGAAAACACTTTATCCGGATTGTTCCCGGAGATAAAGTGGTTGTTGAAGTCTCGCCTTACGATCTGAACCGTGGACGTATTGTCTATCGAGAACGATAG
- the rnhA gene encoding ribonuclease HI, with amino-acid sequence MPDQSANTEPLPFVQIYTDGACRGNPGPGGWGIILRHPSTGTEKEFSGGEAVTTNNQMELQAVISGLELLTRTSRVEIITDSVYVAKGSQEWMPNWKKNNWRRREGKSWKPVKNEELWRKLDTLLEQHEVKFTTIKGHSGHPENERCDELAVDYALKLQNQSDL; translated from the coding sequence ATGCCAGATCAGTCAGCGAATACGGAGCCGCTTCCCTTTGTGCAAATCTATACCGATGGTGCCTGCCGAGGGAACCCGGGACCAGGAGGTTGGGGAATTATTCTGCGACATCCCTCTACCGGGACCGAGAAAGAGTTTTCCGGGGGAGAAGCTGTTACCACCAATAACCAAATGGAATTGCAGGCGGTGATTTCTGGCCTGGAATTACTGACGCGCACTTCACGAGTCGAAATTATTACGGACAGCGTTTATGTGGCAAAAGGATCTCAAGAATGGATGCCAAACTGGAAAAAAAATAACTGGAGACGCCGCGAAGGCAAGAGTTGGAAACCAGTGAAAAATGAAGAACTCTGGCGAAAACTAGATACACTGCTGGAGCAGCATGAAGTCAAGTTCACCACAATTAAAGGCCACAGTGGTCATCCGGAAAACGAACGTTGCGATGAACTGGCGGTTGACTACGCGTTGAAACTGCAGAATCAGTCTGATTTGTAA